Proteins encoded by one window of Halichondria panicea chromosome 8, odHalPani1.1, whole genome shotgun sequence:
- the LOC135340024 gene encoding transient receptor potential cation channel subfamily A member 1-like, with protein sequence MQAKQVSIELEGISGKTLLSLKSAAIVTTATRQNGNIRSKWVKKRSCSRPLGLEAYMYEDSVSIITLVVEGKLNELKNVLKEHDMTLSEVDIEGRTLLHHATLHNQQLIMSFLIHSGINLDAVDNIGNTALHLATEKDLPDACHLLLTNGASDSILNKDVYAPLHLAAQGKNKALEAILDHPVEFSVAGHRSKTPMHIICENDNIEGIILMQKKVMDNVMMSKNRLFKICATDDNGLTPIHLAARKNSHRVLNFIIQCCTNHGYTIETVLGFLDEENSTPLHAAVDSCNTEVVKVLLEHGASPTDSKGNLIPPLHLACSQGRSDMVRMMVERAGPQIILSTDQELKTPLHHCALSVHSSCMIPFLVERGKGIIQIDARDARGRTPLHNAVTSANLAGTKELIFYGSNPLVKDCKGLNALHLALNSNRKVIVNVLLELPCAAELISNTCCRGYSAIHHALHVGQGGVIPKMIAALQFEVKKMRDDEGNSYLHLAAGKGDIKALKALLDVPEIHKLLNEPNDFGITPLHSAATGGHYQCIDLLLNNGAMFHKAFNGETAFMIACKKGFTNCARLLIQSHPCQIAMTDNIGNSALHAASQSLTPSMITLLLDKNCKLSINSESLSFLDMLIDCGHFDCVMAVINHGRWQECLDFGSPSRTCPILRLIEQMPKAAKAVLDRCHSRANLDKSHPDYWEKFDFKYLYCQKTIDNKSHRGLAFAIHPSDKDDITETTIKYKGNVQRTSVVSHDLVRACKKRVCFGQDTMMTLRKMKHFKRQALLTHPVVSAFLKSKWQRYGSIYCYSLYALHLLLTVLLSIFVIIVPNPVQQLISLNETEIVSTAVDDPFELSPGATALRALALVVNIILIAVIAFNVLVHVYLQRSGGFSAFFQVSTWFDFLSVTITFIFFVFPNPLHVWSLGAVGCFFSWFSLLLALEHFSLAGTIVKMFLEVTKTVFFVLSISIFLLLAFAFPFYMLAGSLSEFNNVGYALLSVFGFMLGELPYDMYVKLDVAGNLPSGSLVLVFILFLAILMSIVLANLLIGLAVGDIERVKLNAIVQRKAIEIEFFSQVDASIPRRYLKSLSLPSSTIYPNKNRSIYSKWQDSWNWIEAQIEPEQSENLSAVSVSSTCLSEITELKLHVLEMKETQQQMQEANALLRRHYRGLSARSSFSSLEFDPIENLAGNIELDYQ encoded by the coding sequence ATGCAGGCAAAGCAAGTGTCCATAGAATTGGAGGGAATTTCTGGGAAAACTCTGCTTAGCTTGAAATCTGCAGCCATAGTTACCACAGCAACGCGACAAAATGGCAATATCCGTTCAAAGTGGGTCAAAAAGAGATCATGTTCTAGACCGCTTGGTTTGGAGGCGTATATGTACGAGGATTCAGTGTCGATAATCACTCTGGTTGTTGAAGGAAAGCTGAACGAGCTGAAGAATGTATTGAAAGAGCATGATATGACACTCAGTGAGGTAGATATAGAAGGCCGCACTCTCCTGCATCATGCAACACTGCACAACCAACAGCTGATCATGTCATTTCTGATCCACAGTGGGATTAATCTGGATGCTGTGGATAACATAGGAAACACTGCTCTCCATCTTGCTACTGAAAAGGATCTCCCAGATGCCTGTCACCTACTATTGACAAACGGAGCAAGTGATTCGATCCTCAATAAGGATGTGTATGCTCCCTTACATTTAGCAGCACAAGGGAAGAACAAAGCGCTGGAGGCTATCTTGGACCACCCTGTTGAATTTTCTGTTGCTGGACATCGCAGTAAAACACCTATGCATATCATCTGTGAAAATGACAACATTGAAGGGATTATCTTAATGCAGAAGAAGGTAATGGACAATGTGATGATGAGCAAGAATCGTTTATTCAAAATTTGTGCTACTGATGACAACGGGCTAACACCAATCCATTTAGCAGCTCGCAAGAATTCTCATCGAGTACTTAATTTTATCATTCAATGCTGCACAAATCATGGCTACACTATTGAGACAGTGCTTGGATTTCTTGACGAGGAGAACAGTACTCCACTACATGCTGCCGTTGACAGCTGCAACACTGAAGTTGTGAAAGTATTGCTTGAGCATGGAGCCTCCCCAACTGACTCCAAGGGCAATCTCATACCCCCTCTACATCTGGCTTGCTCTCAAGGAAGGTCTGACATGGTCAGGATGATGGTCGAGCGTGCTGGACCTCAAATCATTTTGTCCACAGATCAAGAGCTCAAAACACCACTCCACCATTGTGCTCTCTCTGTCCACAGCTCCTGCATGATCCCCTTCTTAGTCGAACGAGGGAAAGGAATTATCCAGATTGATGCCCGGGATGCAAGAGGGCGCACCCCCTTACACAACGCTGTCACCTCTGCTAATTTGGCTGGTACCAAAGAGTTGATCTTTTATGGGTCCAATCCACTTGTGAAGGATTGCAAAGGATTGAATGCTCTCCACCTTGCTTTAAACAGCAACAGGAAGGTTATAGTCAATGTCCTCTTAGAGCTGCCCTGTGCTGCTGAGCTAATTAGCAATACCTGTTGCAGAGGATATTCAGCTATCCACCATGCTCTACATGTAGGCCAAGGCGGAGTTATCCCTAAAATGATTGCTGCCCTCCAGTTCGAAGTCAAGAAGATGCGAGACGATGAAGGAAACAGCTATCTACACCTAGCTGCTGGGAAAGGTGATATCAAAGCACTTAAAGCTCTCTTGGATGTGCCTGAGATTCACAAGCTGCTGAATGAACCCAACGACTTTGGGATCACCCCACTACATTCGGCTGCTACCGGAGGACACTATCAATGCATTGATCTCCTGTTGAACAATGGAGCAATGTTCCACAAAGCATTTAATGGGGAAACAGCATTCATGATAGCTTGCAAGAAAGGCTTTACGAACTGTGCCAGGCTATTGATCCAGTCCCACCCATGTCAGATCGCTATGACAGACAACATTGGAAACAGTGCTCTTCATGCTGCATCACAGAGTTTGACTCCTTCCATGATAACTCTCTTACTGGATAAAAATTGCAAGTTGAGCATCAACTCAGAGTCACTAAGCTTCTTAGACATGCTGATAGACTGTGGACACTTTGACTGTGTCATGGCAGTAATTAATCATGGCCGCTGGCAGGAGTGTTTAGACTTTGGCTCCCCCTCACGTACCTGTCCAATCTTACGCCTTATTGAGCAAATGCCAAAAGCAGCTAAAGCAGTATTGGATCGATGTCACTCAAGAGCCAATCTGGACAAGTCCCATCCTGACTACTGGGAGAAATTTGACTTCAAGTACCTCTATTGTCAAAAAACGATTGACAATAAAAGCCATCGAGGACTTGCTTTTGCTATCCATCCATCTGATAAAGATGACATCACTGAAACCACAATCAAGTACAAGGGGAATGTTCAGAGGACTTCAGTTGTATCTCATGATCTAGTACGAGCTTGTAAAAAGAGGGTATGCTTTGGACAAGATACGATGATGACTTTGCGGAAAATGAAGCACTTTAAGCGACAAGCTCTTCTCACTCATCCAGTGGTTTCTGCTTTCTTGAAGTCTAAATGGCAGAGGTATGGAAGCATATACTGTTACAGTTTGTATGCCCTTCATTTACTGCTCACAGTACTTCTCTCAATCTTTGTGATTATTGTGCCTAATCCAGTTCAACAGCTTATTTCACTGAACGAGACAGAGATAGTTAGTACTGCAGTTGATGACCCGTTTGAATTAAGCCCCGGAGCTACGGCATTACGAGCACTTGCTTTGGTCGTGAATATAATTTTAATTGCTGTTATTGCATTTAATGTgctcgtacatgtatacctacAACGAAGTGGTGGATTCAGTGCGTTCTTCCAGGTATCCACCTGGTTTGATTTTCTATCCGTTACAATCACTTTCATCTTCTTTGTGTTTCCTAATCCATTGCATGTTTGGTCACTAGGAGCTGTTGGCTGTTTCTTCTCATGGTTCTCGCTTTTGTTGGCATTGGAGCACTTTTCACTGGCAGGAACCATTGTTAAAATGTTTTTGGAGGTCACAAAAACGGTGTTTTTTGTACTCAGTATCAGTATTTTCCTTCTGCTTGCATTTGCCTTCCCATTTTATATGTTGGCTGGCAGTCTTAGCGAGTTTAACAATGTTGGCTACGCTTTGCTCTCAGTATTTGGTTTCATGCTTGGGGAGTTGCCTTACGATATGTACGTCAAATTAGATGTGGCAGGAAATCTTCCCTCTGGAAGTTTAGTACTTGTGTTTATTTTGTTTCTGGCTATCTTAATGAGCATTGTTCTAGCAAATCTTTTGATTGGTTTAGCTGTTGGAGATATTGAAAGAGTAAAATTAAATGCAATTGTACAGAGGAAAGCAATAGAAATCGAGTTTTTTTCTCAAGTGGATGCATCTATACCAAGACGCTATCTAAAGAGTCTCTCTCTTCCATCGTCCACAATATACCCAAACAAGAATCGCTCAATATACTCAAAATGGCAGGACAGTTGGAACTGGATAGAGGCTCAGATTGAACCAGAACAGTCCGAAAATTTAAGCGCTGTAAGTGTCTCTTCTACATGCTTGTCGGAAATCACTGAACTAAAGCTTCATGTTCTTGAGATGAAAGAAACACAGCAGCAGATGCAAGAAGCCAATGCCCTGTTAAGAAGACACTATCGAGGCTTGTCAGCTAGAAGCAGCTTCAGCTCACTTGAATTTGATCCTATTGAAAATCTCGCTGGCAACATTGAACTAGACTATCAGTAA